One Glycine max cultivar Williams 82 chromosome 8, Glycine_max_v4.0, whole genome shotgun sequence genomic window, GGAATAAGGTTTTGTTGTTATCGttgtaataaattataaaattaattccaaaaaatttaaaaatttaaaaatataatttagttctaaaagttttgaaaaatattttttttgaaaaaatgtttatatcatatcatttcatttaaaatagaggTAGGAACAAactaaaacacataaaaaaatcttttaaaaacacCCATTTATGGTAAGAACAGGATTGAATTAGTTGTAGGTTGAGAATGTTTTTGTAGATTTGGAATTGTAGACTTGTTCACTATCTTGCCACACGTACCAGGTCTTATATATAGCATATATCTGGTAGAACGAGATAAGatgatttacttatttttttgtgaCATGATGGTTTACAAGTATgtctttatatatgtatatatgtataatgtATGTATTTCTCGCcattttattcttctaaaaAACATTTCGTACACAAGATACTTAAAATCTACATTAATCCGCTAAATAATTCCATTAATTAACAAACAAGAAACAATCATAGAcgcattttaaattgatttccaGAGTGTCCCCTAATTTTCgtatacataaattttaattttaattgccaTAAGGGGAAAAAAGAAGTAAGGAAAGCGTAGGCTAACGATGAACCATGACCTAGAAAACAAAACAGCTAATAAAAATCATGTGGTTGCCCTAATTAGCCCCACTCCTCTGCACGGTAACCTAACCATTTTCCCACTTATATTATGACCAACAAATAAACCACATCACACAAGCTCCAAAACCCGCACATATAAAAAGGACACACAAAACACACACATTCCCAGAGAGAAGAGTGGCGACGCAAGTCAGTCTCTCATCACATCATCATCAAAAACCAAAAACCCTAACCCCCCGGTGTGTTTTCTCGTCGtcgctcttcttcttctctgtcgtcgccgccgccgccgccatgGATCCTGAGGTGCAGCAATCGCAGGTCGCCGCCATTCTTGGCGCCGATCCCTCCCCCTTCCAGACACTGATCTCGCACCTCATGTCCTCCTCCAACGAGCAACGCTCCCACGCAGAGACTCTTTTCAACCTCTGCAAGCAAACCGATCCCGATAACCTCTCCTTAAAGCTTGCACATCTCCTTCACTCCTCGCCGCACCAGGAGGCACGGGCCATGTCCGCCATCCTCCTCCGGAAACAGCTCACCCGCGACGACTCTTACCTCTGGCCGCGCCTCTCCCCTCAGACGCAGTCTTCCCTCAAATCGCTCCTCCTCTCCTCGATTCAATCGGAAAACATCAAATCCATCTCCAAGAAGCTCTGCGACACCATCTCTGAACTCGCCTCTGGTATTTTACCCGACAACGCCTGGCCGGAGCTTCTTCCTTTCATGTTCCAGTGTGTTTCCTCCGATTCCCCTAAGCTTCAGGAATCCGCGTTTTTAATCTTCGCGCAGTTGTCGCAGTACATCGGCGATTCCCTCACTCCTCACATCAAGCACCTCCACGATATCTTTTTACAGTGCCTCACGAACGCTACCGTTAACCCTGACGTCCGAATTGCGGCGCTTAACGCCGTTATCAATTTCATCCAGTGCTTATCCGGTTCCGCCGATCGCGACCGCTTCCAGGACCTGCTGCCCGCGATGATGCGGACGTTGACCGAGGCGCTTAATTCCGGCCAGGAGGCCACCGCTCAGGAGGCGCTCGAGCTTCTCATCGAGCTCGCCGGGACCGAGCCGAGGTTTCTGCGGAGGCAGCTTGTGGATGTCGTTGGTGCTATGTTGCAGATTGCTGAGGCCGAGTCGCTTGAGGAAGGGACTCGGCATTTGGCGATTGAGTTTGTGATTACCCTCGCGGAGGCGAGGGAGCGCGCCCCCGGGATGATGAGGAAGTTGCCGCAGTTTATTAGTAGGTTGTTCACCATACTCATGAAAATGCTTCTTGATATCGAGGATGATCCTGCGTGGCACAGTGCTGAGACTGAGGATGAGGATGCTGGTGAAACCAGTAATTATAGTGTGGGACAAGAGTGCTTGGATAGGCTCTCTATATCTTTGGGTGGAAACACCATTGTTCCTGTTGCGTCTGAACAGTTGCCTGCTTACTTGGCTGCTCCCGAATGGCAGAAACGCCATGCTGCACTTATTGCACTTGCTCAGATAGCTGAGGGCTGCTCAAAGGTATTGTGTTGATTGGAGATGTCTACTTTTCTTGTGGCATGTTTTGCTTTTTATATAAGTAAATTACAGTTAGAATATTTGTGGTAGTTATAGTTGGTTTAATTGTGATTGATTGTTTCTTGTTCGGCAATAACTTGTGTATGCcacttgtgattttgattttctacCTACTTTTAATTGGTGCAGGTCATGATAAAGAATTTGGAGCAAGTGGTGGCTATGGTCCTGACTTCCTTCCCTGACCAACACCCCCGTGTAAGGTGGGCAGCTATTAATGCAATTGGGCAGCTGTCTACTGATTTGGGTCCTGATTTGCAAGTTAAATATCATCAAGGAGTGTTGCCAGCACTAGCTGGTGCCATGGATGATTTTCAGAACCCTCGTGTGCAGGTTAGCTGTGCTTTTATTGAAGTGATATTCTTAATTCTTGAACATGGATTTTTGCTCATGATTTGAAATGCAAGTTTGAAATGAAagttttgtgattcttttaatGAGCTTTGTATTTCATTAAAGACATCAATAATGCAAACAGTAACTGCAATGTTACTTTATTATACAAATGCGAAGCATTGTGATATACTTCAATTTTATGAAGTGtgtatcatttttcttttattctttgtagtcattatgatttatgattgaAGTCAtgctatttaaattaaataagctttctattgtaattattttcaaaatattgtctACACAGGCACATGCTGCTTCAGCAGTTCTCAACTTCAGCGAGAACTGCACACCTGATATCTTAACGCCATACTTGGATGGAATAGTTAGCAAACTACTTGTACTTCTTCAGGTATATTTAATAGAGTATTATTCTCAAGAATAATGttattatggtcattttgctgAATTATCATATGATTGAATTATTCTTTCACCTAATTTTGGATATTCTATACATTTTTTAGAATGGTAAGCAGATGGTGCAAGAAGGTGCCTTAACTGCTTTGGCATCAGTTGCTGATTCTTCTCAGGTATTTTGTGAACTTCTTTGTTCAATCAACATatgcaatttattttcttttgatcactcatttaattattatgttcTTTCTTAGGAACACttccaaaaatattatgatGCTGTAATGCCATATCTGAAAGCTATATTGGTTAATGCAACCGACAAGTCTAACCGTATGCTTCGTGCTAAGTCCATGGAGTGTATAAGTTTAGTTGGAATGGCTGTTGGGAAGGAGAAGTTTAGGGCTGATGCTAAGCAGGTAGGtgtttcttgtttatttttatactttgtcAAACAAGAATGCATGTCTGTCTCGTATGATTTTAATATTCTATGTGTGTTGGTTCTTCAATAGGTTATGGAAGTTCTTATGTCCCTTCAAGTATCTCAAATGGAGACAGATGATCCAACAACAAGTTACATGCTACAGGTATGTTTTTAGTATATTATTTAAAGCATATGCATAAAGCTCCAGTTGGACTATGTTTTAGTCTAACGACTTTAATTTGTTACAGGCATGGGCTAGACTCTGCAAATGTCTGGGACAAGATTTTCTTCCTTACATGGAGTTTGTCATGCCTCCACTACTTCAATCTGCTGCACTTAAGCCCGATGTAACCATTACATCAGCAGATTCAGACAATGATATTGAGGATTCTGATGATGAAAGGTCTCAACTTTAATCCCTTTTCTACgtaataatttaaacaattacCAAATTACGAATGCACAATGTATCGCTTTTATCACACGTCTCTTGTcattttggtcttgtatgttcaCTAATAGTTTAAGCCTTTAGGAGTTAAAGCGCATTTATTGCATTACTAATCTTTATATTATGACACCCACCCTTGTGTTCTTGCACACACACAAAACCCTAACGCACATTCTTATTGACTAATAACGATTTCATTCTTCTGGAGAATTAGAAGCATATGTCAAAACATTTTTGTTTAAGCAGGACAAATCCAACTAAGTTTTATTTATCCATTGTAGTATGGAGACTATTACTCTTGGGGACAAGCGAATTGGAATCAAGACTAGTGTTCTAGAGGAAAAAGCTACAGCATGTAACATGCTTTGTTGCTATGCTGATGAGCTGAAGGAAGGATTCTTTCCATGGATTGATCAGGTTAGACATAGGCCTTCATTGAATCCCTTTGCACATTAATGTTTGTTTAAGTGTTTCTTTACATATTATTTCTTGTTAATAATTTGTATGCAACACAGGTTGCTGGAACTTTAGTTCCActccttaaattttatttccacGAGGAGGTTAGAAAAGCAGCTGTTTCAGGTATGAAAAGTTATTGCTGCTTTGCATCTTTTTTTGGTCTGATTTTTCCTTGCACAGTAAATGTGCTTTATAACATTACCCTATCTGTTTTAATGTTTATCATTTCCAATATTGTTATAGCAATGCCGGAGCTATTACGATCTGCAAAATTAGCTATTGAGAAGGGACAATCTCAAGGTCGGGACGTAAcctatttgaaatttttgacTGACAGTATCATCCCAGCTTTGGTGGAAGCATTGCACAAGGTAAATTGATATTCAAGTTTATCCTTTCTTAGTTGTGTTGTTATGGAGTTTATATATTTGAACTTTagaattgaatatttttatcttttgatttgAAATTGTCTTGAAAATAGTTTGTGTTctgaatatttataaaaaccaaAGCAACCCTTTGTTAGTGCAGCATGTTCTTTTTTGTTGGTTTAGGATACCCAGTTCTGGCATGAGTTTGAGGACTAAGATTACTCTAGGTGATATTCGTGGTGAATGTTGCCCGACTTGCCCTTGGCATTTTTTTGCTGAGATTTTCCCATTTCTGTTTACTTGCAGGAACCTGACACAGAGATTTGTGCAAGCATGTTGGATTCATTAAATGAATGCTTACAGGTTTGGTTCATGAGATaacattgttatatattttgtctttttttttcctggatgaATATCTATTCTTTGTTATATAAAGCCATGGCTGTTGAATATACCTTGTGGCATAGTTGAtgttatatcttataatttgaattttgatgctTATTATTACAATTCAATCAAGAGCCTCACTGGCACTGCTATTATTTATTCTTCTAACTGATGTCTATCCCTGCTAGGTTTTGTGATTAATTggcaaataaaaactaaattttacagTTTAATTACTTCCTTTTTCACGATTGGCTTGTTGAGGATTTAAATTGTTATTTAGTTGACTTGGTTACAAAATCTGTCTTTTGCACTTATCAACTGCTAGCCTCATTAAAGTTGATACTAGGTGCACATTACTTTTTACTAATATAGATGTAGATCTTGtagtatttgttttattaaGAGTGAGGTATGCCATGCAAAAAATTGGTGTGCCTTCCTGTGAAGCTGACTGCATATGTTTATTTACTTCTGCGCAGTCTTTTCTGATGTCACTTTGTAACTATTTAATTTCTCTAGGAGGCCCTAGTAAGTAGAGCCCGAAAGATGTCGATTAGTATTACCACTGGAGGTAGAGTGAgacttaataaatattataggctaaactattaaaatttagaGGTCAATGTTTTATCTATAATTAACAGAGAATGCTTGgttgttgtttattttcttcaatttcacAATTCATGCTTTTGTTTGTGCATGAGTGTTAAGTAGTTGTTCCTGTGCTGCTTGCGTGATGATTGAcccttttcttgttttttgtcTGTCTTTTTTATCTTTCCGTTGAGTGCGTATGGTgcaatataaatatgttttggaTGTGttccaatttttttgttttctcttttagaTATCTGGAATGCTTTTGGACGAAAGCCAGGTCAGATCCATCGTGGATGAGATAAAACAGGTGATCACAGCTAGTTCAAGTAGAAAACGAGAGAGAGCAGAGAGGACCCAAGCTGAAGATTTTGATGCTGAAGAGGGGGACCTGATTAAAGAGGAAAATGAACAAGAGGAAGAAGTTTTTGATCAAGTTAGTtgtttaatctaaaaataatttaaaacaccATAAGTACTGGACTACTATCTTTGTATTTTTAAGTTTATGCAGATCAGTTTCCTGGTCTTCCTTCTAATGTATGATTACATTGTCCCAGGTGGGTGAGATATTAGGAACTTTAATCAAAACCTTCAAAGCCAACTTCTTGCCTTTCTTTGATGAACTATCATCATATCTGACACCTATGTGGGTATGTTCTTTGAGAAAGCTAGCaactcaaatattaattatattttctatttccatTTATTCATTCAGCTTGCCTTTAAGTGTTatcttttgtattttgttttggtgCAATGTCtaaatttttctgttttctcaGTTTAGCTAGTAAACTGTAAATACGATTTCAAAATGTAGATCTGTGTGATATTGCTAATTTTGAACTTGGGCCTATTCAAAAGTGTGAAGATTACTCTGTAAGTTATGCCAGTAAATTTTTTAGCTCAATTCAaagatgaatatttattttttccgaGACTGTGAATTGAGTGGTGGTTGCGTGCAACATTAGGTATAGATTTAGTCATTTAGAGATAAACTTGCAAACCACACACTGGCATAGATCAATGTTTGATTTCTAATTCTGATCTTCACATCTATCATCATCTTACCAGTTTACGCTATTTTATCACACGTCATCTTGGAGCTCACATTCATTTTCATTCTCCAATGCACATTAGCTTGCAAGATTTTTTCCCTATGAAATGTATCATTCTACCATGTTTAAGCTGTTAGATTGACTTTAACCATGTTTGGTTCTGCAATTTGAGTGGTCTACTTTATGTTATGCTAGCAGATTTCTTACAGGTTGTGCCTGCTGattagttttaacttttaaactcAATTTTCAAAGAACTAATGTTTGGTTGCACGTTAGTTTAGACCATAGTACGTGTTGATTCTTGCGTCTAACATTGAAACTAGTATTTAGAGCTTCTGGTTTTCACGTATCAGATGCACTTTTTGGCTTTCTGATGTGGTACCAAACACAACCTAAGACATGTAGGTCATTATTTTGACTCTTAGTTTAATGTTTTGGATATAGGGAAGGGACAAGACTCCTGAAGAGAGAAGAATTGCAATTTGTATTTTTGATGATGTTGCAGAGCAGTGTCGTGAAGCTGCTATTAAGTAAGCACTCTTTGTTTTGCTAGGTTACCATTTTATTGTGCAGTGATTATTATGAAGGCATGTcatcaacttcattcttttataTACCAATTGAGCAGGTATTATGATACCTATCTCCCATTCCTGTTGGAGGCTTGTAATGATGAGACTCCTGATGTCAGACAGGTAAGCATTAGGGCACCTGTGTATGATCTCAGTGTTTAAGCTGATTGATTGTTGATTTTGGTATTGCTTCATATTTCTGCAGGCAGCTGTGTATGGTCTCGGTGTTTGTGCAGAGTTTGGTGGATCTGTGTTCAAACCTCTGGTTGGAGGTACTGCTTGATCCGTTAATAAACTAGGAAAAAGCTGTATTATATTGAGTAACAAGTTGTTGGCTTACTGCAGAGGCTCTTTTGAGGTTAAATGCTGTGATCCAGCATCCTAATGCTCTTCATTCAGATAATGTAATGGCATATGACAATGCCGTTTCCGCTCTGGGAAAAATTTGCCAATTTCATCGTGACAGTATTGATTCTGCCCAGGTCAGTACATATTTTCCCTGTTTATAACTTGCTTTTGTGGTTTTGATTCTTCATTATGTTTGTCATTATTATGATCAATTCTTTGAGtctgttttgttgtttttaggtTGAGATgatagttaatatttttgtaatgttCTGTTATGTTTGCAGGTAGTTCCTGCATGGCTAAACTGTTTGCCAATCAAAGGTGATTTGATTGAGGCCAAAGTTGTGCATGATCAACTTTGTTCAATGGCTGAGAGGTTAGGGGTCCTACCCTGCTTTTCTCAATCTTCTGATATGTTCATGCTGTCATGCATATCTTTTCCACTGTACTAATTGTCTGTTTATCTGCACAGATCTGACAGTGAGCTGTTGGGTCCAAACAATCAATACCTTCCAAAAATAGTTTCAGTGTTTGCTGAGGTTAGTGTTTGGTTGCAACTTTGCCAATTTGTAATCTGTGTGACTGTCTGCTTTGCCTGAAATTTAGGGTCTTTTGCTTAATATTTTTGGGTTGTAGGATTGAATCTGAAATATCAGTAGACCTTTTGTTTTTGATGAAAGGATTTAAATAGAAAGCTAGCTATATTCAAGAGTAAGGAGAATAAGATTGCTTCTCCAAATAGAATAGAAAGAATACATTAATGTATAGAACTCCCCAATAGCGGCTTGTTAACCTAGGCAATTTCCTCAATGAAGTGTGTTTTTCACATAGGCCATAATGTCCAaggttcaaattattttattggaaaTTTGATCAATTTGGTAAGTTTTGGAGACCAGGAAAGTGTAAAAATTGGTTGTAGCACCCTGTCATGTTGAAATGTCTAGGAACTTTTGGAATCGAGTAAAATGTCATTTCATAATTGATTGCTACTGTAAGCTATTTGCATGGAGAATATATACCAGAAAGCAATgaattatttgtttgtaattgtagctattaggttttttttattataaacttcCATAATTTAAGTTGATGAAATGCAATTATTTAAATAGTTCATTTGCGTAGTTGATTTTGGTGTTTATATGACAATGTGCATGCATACAtagttaattgatatttttgccTCATGCATTAGTCCCATGAAACAAGGGACACATTTAGTGAATGCTTTGTTTTTGgtaatatgtaattatattgaatttgtttgatattgtttctctatttaatggAAAACATTTTTTGACATAGGTTTTATGTGCTGGTAAGGACCTTGCAACAGAACAGACAGCTGGTCGTATGGTTAATTTACTCAGACAGCTCCAGCAAACTTTACCACCCTCTACACTTGCTTCTACTTGGTCATCTTTGCAGCCCCAGCAACAGCTTGCATTGCAATCTATCCTTTCTTCATAGTTTTCATTGCTTTGCTGCATATCCATCATTTCTTCATAGCATCTGGCTTGGCAGTTGGTGTCTTGCTCTTTTTGGGAACAAGCTTTTTCCAGTTTGGTGGTCTCCATATTTGTTACCCATTCTTTTTACCATACGGTGGTTTCCATCATTCATTCTTGCATGGTGTTCTATAGCAACATGGCTTCAGTTTTGAGATTGCAGAGTCAATTGTGATTGGAAAGGGAACTTTCTGTAGAATGTGTATATTATGAGTGTTAATAGTGCGATTGAGTCCAAAAGAGGAGGTTAGGGAATTGTGGCGTGGGAGCTTCTCGTTGTATTCctctattgttttttcttaccATATTGCGTGAGAATATAGGGTTGTCTGTGGGGCAATTCTTGCAGTTTTGGCCGATTGTATTGGTTTTATTTCCTTATCAGTATGAAGTTGTACCATATGAAATTTGAATgctatttattaacttttcagACAATTGTTTCTTCAAACAACAATTTGTTCTTAATCTGGGTCttgcaatttttaaattttttttttcgtgttTGTAAGATTTGGATCCCCATGTAAAAAGATATGTGAAGTGTGGGTGTATCCACCCTTGATTTCAAACTGACTCGCTTGAAAGTAACATGTCTATAAAATAAGTTATGTTGGTCAGTTATAGGAAGAAATGTTTCTTGCACGTACGAATTTGATTCGTCTTGGGTTTAGGTTTGAGTTTAGTAAGTTGTACACGTGATTGAGATTATAGAGCATATGTATATGCAACGATgactaaaattgataaaatgttaacggttgtttttttttacatgaagaTAATTCTCTTAATAAATACACTTTTACAAGTTGATTTTGTTCATGGCGCTAGAAAATGTATTTCACTTTATAATGTATGTTTAATACACATaagtttacaaattaaaattaatagtttaaGCAGGAATtaagacttttattttattagtttgataCTCTAATCAACTGAAATAATaggtcaattatattataaaataattaatattattatatatagcactaaattttttaatgtgtatTTAATGCGGatgtaaatttgaataataaattgtgataattaattgatataataattaatatgtttacctatatgaatttttatgaaacctatgatttttatttaaaatttatatatgtaaaaagtaaattattagatcaaaattaattttcacaaatttttttatttaaatttacctGCACgtcaaatatacattaaaaattttaatgttatatatagcgatattaattattttataatataattgacttATTAGTTCAATTGATTAGAAAGTCGTGCTAATAAGATTCAATTCTTACTTAGATCATTTATTCTTAAAACATAtttctgaaaaaaattaaaaaaaaattgggccaTTTACGGATTGGGCTAATCTATAAGTCTCATACGAATTGTCCAATCCATATTAAtttgggtgttgctaggtgcacccaacacttaAGGTGAAATGACGAAAATATCCTTGATCTGTAAGTCATATAAGTTAATCCATAAaagtcttacggatcaacttgatccgtagatTTATGGATCACCCTCACACACACCCATCACAAATGCGAAAAAAAAACGCAGGTATAGTTTtggtattttcaaaaaataatgggtgaaccagcaataatgctcgatgcacctagcaacacccgcATAACTTTACGTCATGGGCTATGATTATGGGTAGCTCTTGTAAAAtggatttatattttcttagcTTAATTAGTATGTTgctcctttaatttatttttgaggttcaaattaatctttttgttattaaaaggtttaattagattttttatttttaaaaatgttttaattaagtgtttttatttttaaaagttcaattatgtcatttattttttgaaataagttCAAGTTGATATTATTTAAGATCAAATTtgatcttattttaattttttttaagcatgtgaAAGAAAAATGAGACCAAATTgaacctattttaaaaattaaaggacaTTAATGAAtgttctaaaaataaaagtatctaaatgaattatttttaaaaattggagaacctaattaaactttttaaaaaaaaataaataaaagagaatgtTCCAACCAGAGATAAGTCAACCAGTAATGAGACAACGAATATATGTCCCATTTATGTGATGatcaattatttttcaagaCTGAAACATGGCTTCATAGAGGTTCCACTTCAAATGCTCGTTACAGTTCATTAGTGTTAAAATCTATAGGATCAACTCCAAAAGCACATTAAAATTTATGCCTTAAAACAACATTTTATGTAAGTGGTCATCACGAATtaaactttgtttcaatttggttgACCAATCCAAAGAACTAAGGCATGGGGTGAGGACAACCACTACAGCTACAAGCCAAATACAAACCCCCACATCAGTTTAAGCATTATCTAAGATTTgtaagattttataaaaaaggatacaaaaaacaaaatacgaGCTCTCCACTACTCTAagccaaataaattaaatttaacctATGATATTTTCTAAGACTCTCATATGTACCTATATATATGGTTTATGTTATATCTAACTTGATTACACTCGTATTAATAAGTATGGAGTATCAAAACCAAAATGCCAAGGAAGGTAGATTCTGTGAGAAACTCAAGATCAAGAACAAGCCTAAGTTTGTAGGAGTGAGACAAAGGGCATCAGGGAAATGGGCAGCAGAGATCAAAGACACATCAA contains:
- the LOC100805849 gene encoding importin-5 — encoded protein: MDPEVQQSQVAAILGADPSPFQTLISHLMSSSNEQRSHAETLFNLCKQTDPDNLSLKLAHLLHSSPHQEARAMSAILLRKQLTRDDSYLWPRLSPQTQSSLKSLLLSSIQSENIKSISKKLCDTISELASGILPDNAWPELLPFMFQCVSSDSPKLQESAFLIFAQLSQYIGDSLTPHIKHLHDIFLQCLTNATVNPDVRIAALNAVINFIQCLSGSADRDRFQDLLPAMMRTLTEALNSGQEATAQEALELLIELAGTEPRFLRRQLVDVVGAMLQIAEAESLEEGTRHLAIEFVITLAEARERAPGMMRKLPQFISRLFTILMKMLLDIEDDPAWHSAETEDEDAGETSNYSVGQECLDRLSISLGGNTIVPVASEQLPAYLAAPEWQKRHAALIALAQIAEGCSKVMIKNLEQVVAMVLTSFPDQHPRVRWAAINAIGQLSTDLGPDLQVKYHQGVLPALAGAMDDFQNPRVQAHAASAVLNFSENCTPDILTPYLDGIVSKLLVLLQNGKQMVQEGALTALASVADSSQEHFQKYYDAVMPYLKAILVNATDKSNRMLRAKSMECISLVGMAVGKEKFRADAKQVMEVLMSLQVSQMETDDPTTSYMLQAWARLCKCLGQDFLPYMEFVMPPLLQSAALKPDVTITSADSDNDIEDSDDESMETITLGDKRIGIKTSVLEEKATACNMLCCYADELKEGFFPWIDQVAGTLVPLLKFYFHEEVRKAAVSAMPELLRSAKLAIEKGQSQGRDVTYLKFLTDSIIPALVEALHKEPDTEICASMLDSLNECLQISGMLLDESQVRSIVDEIKQVITASSSRKRERAERTQAEDFDAEEGDLIKEENEQEEEVFDQVGEILGTLIKTFKANFLPFFDELSSYLTPMWGRDKTPEERRIAICIFDDVAEQCREAAIKYYDTYLPFLLEACNDETPDVRQAAVYGLGVCAEFGGSVFKPLVGEALLRLNAVIQHPNALHSDNVMAYDNAVSALGKICQFHRDSIDSAQVVPAWLNCLPIKGDLIEAKVVHDQLCSMAERSDSELLGPNNQYLPKIVSVFAEVLCAGKDLATEQTAGRMVNLLRQLQQTLPPSTLASTWSSLQPQQQLALQSILSS